The Pseudomonadota bacterium genomic sequence ACATCCACGCGTTTGAGCAGCTTGCGAATGGCGATATCTGGGTGGCCACCAATCAAACCGGACTCTACCGCTTTAACCAGAGCAGCGATCAGTTCACCCAATTCACCGAGGAACAAGGGCTCACCGACAACGCTGTTAGGGCCTTGTTCCTGCAAGACGAGAGCACGCTGTGGGTGGGCACGGACGCAGGTCTGACACGAATGGACGTGCGCCACGATGTCCTCACCCCCGTGACCCTCGACGGTCAGCCATCCAATACCTTTGACAAAGTTGTGGAGACGATTCAGGCATACAACGGCGACCTGTGGGTGGGCACGAACAGCGGGTTGTTCGTGGTGCCAGCGGGCACAACGCATTTGGTGGCCGTCCAGTCCGATCCCGCTCACCCACTGTCGGACAACTTCATCGCCGATCTGCTCGTCGACTCGAAGAACCGCCTGTGGTTGGCCACCTCCCAGGGCCTGGATCTACTCGACAGCTGGGACGGGCAGGTGGCGCGCTTTTCGTCGGTCAACGATAAGCTCGGTCTGCCCCAAGGTGCCTTGGGAGAGGCGTTGGAAGAGGATGGGCTCGGGCGAATCTGGGCCCAAGCCAACCTCATCGACCCCGCTGACTGGAGCTACACGCGAGTACCGCGCAGCGCCGGTTGGGATGTGGGCAATCAGTGGATCGGCAGCAACGCGCAGCTGAGCGACGGAACCCTCCTATTCGGCGGCACGCGCGGTCTGCTGATGGTCAACCCAGCGCTCTACGAGCAGCGCCAGTACGCACCAACGCTCGCGATCACGCGCAGCCAAGTGGGCACGCGCCATGTCCCTATGGCTCGCATGGACCCGCTCGAACTTGCGCCGGCATCACGCGGCTTTTTCGTCGAGTTCGCAGCCTTGGACTATTCGGGCTCTGCGGACTACCGGTACGAGTACAAGCTGGATGGCTACGACGGCGATTGGGTAGCCACGGACGCACGCAACCGACGAGCCAGCTACTCGAGGCTTGCACCGGGCGACTATACGCTTCGCATCAGAGCCACGGACAACTCCGGCAATTCGAGCGCGAACGCCATCGCCCTTAGGGTCCGCCAGCTCCCAAGCTGGTACGAAACCGCTTGGTTTCTGGGTATGGTGTTGATCGCCTCCGTGTTGACCCTATACCGGCTCTACAAATGGCGTGTGAACACCCTCAAGCGACAGAAGCAAGCCCTGGACAAACTCGTTGGCGAGCGAACGGAGAACATCCGTCAGCTCGCAGAGGCCGGTCAAGACATCACCGCGTCGCTCGATCTGAACCGTGTGCTCGACTCGGTCTACGAGCACACGGGTCGCTTCGTGGACAACTCGGTCTTCACGATCGGACTGCTGAGCGAGGGCTCCCAGCGCATCGAAAGCACGCTGCGTTACCAAGATGGCGAGCGAGTCGAGGATCTTCAGCCCTCCCTCGCCGACAGCGGCAGCATGGCCACCTGGTGCATTAACAACGAGACACTGATCAACATCGACAGTGTGGCGACCGTGGCCAGCGATTCGCGCCTGCTCGACCCTACGTGGCTGTCGGAGCACGTGCAGTCTCTCGTCTACTGTCCCCTGCTCGTCGACGAGAACGTGGTGGGATTGCTCAACCTGCAGAGCTACGAGAAGGCTGCCTACGACGAGAACGCGCTGGAGATGCTAAAGACGATCGCCTCCTACGCGGCCGTCGCCATACACAACGCCCGAGCCCACATGAAGCTCAACAGCGCCAAGGCGGAGATCGAACGTATCAGCCTGACCGACCAGCTCACGGGCCTTCGCAACCGCCGCTTCCTGGACGGACTCATGCCGAGCGAGATTAGCCGCCTGCGCCGACTCGTTCGCGAGGGAAGCCCGGAGCGACTCGGTGCGCTGCTGATCGACATCGATCACTTCAAAGCGCTAAACGACAGCTACGGTCACGACGCGGGCGATGCGGTATTAGTGCAGATGGCGGAGCGCTTGCAGTCCACCTGTCGCGATATGGACTGGGCCGTACGCATCGGGGGTGAGGAGTTTCTGATCGTGGCGCGGATCACGAGTGAGACCCAGCTGATGGGCCTTGCGGAACGCCTTCGACGCGCCATCGAGTCGCATGAGTTCAAGGTGCACGATGGGCAGACGCTGCACAAGACCTGTTCGATCGGTATGTGCCTGTTCCCGTTCGTCGCGAGTGACTTCGACTGCATGAGCTGGGAGCAGACGCTCAGCGTTGCGGACCGAGCGCTCTACAGAGCGAAGCGCGAAGGGCGCGACCGGTGGGTGGCGATATTCGCACGCGATGTACAACACCCGCAGAATGTCTACGAGGATATCCTCGGGCGACTCGATGATCTGCTGCGCACCCGGCAGATAGCGCAGATTAACTCATCTGCCACGGGCGCAGAGCCACCGTAATCACCATATCGCAAATGGTTCTCATTTGCGATATGGTGCGCTAGCGTTAGTGGTGGCTATGGAGCCAGCCGATGAGTGACTCTCACCTGACCGACCTAGAAGCCGTACAGCTGCTCGTCGGCAGCCCACCGGGCGCACGCGACCTAAAGGTACTCGATTATCTGGACGATCATGCGCGCCGCTGGCTTGGATTCTCCACCCTGGCATTCCTGAGCTTCGCCCACCACGGCAAGCCGTCGATCACGCTCGCTGGCGACGCGCCGGGCTTTCTCGTAGACGAGGCAGAGCAAGCGCTCAGCCTCCCCTTGAGCGCACTCGACGAGCCACGGGATGCACGCGTCGGCAGCCCGTTTGGTTCTCTCTGCCTGGTGCCGGGCATGGGCGAAACGCTGCGCGTGAACGGTCACGTGCACGCAATCGAGGACGGGCGTCTTCAGCTTCGCGTCGAGGAGTGCTTCCTGCATTGCGCCAAGGCTTTACTGCGCGCCGAGTACTGGCAGTTCCACAGCGATGGGACGGCGACACGCCCCAAGGCTCTTCTGGCCGTCGACCACTGTCGACTGCTCGCGTTGGCGACCAGCAGCGCGCAAGGGCAGATGGACATCAGTCCGAAGGGCGATCCCGCCGGCGCATTGTTGGTCTTCGACAACGAAGGCGACCTGTCCTACCCGGACCGACCTGGAAATCGCCGCATCGACAGCTTCCGCAACATCATCGAGCAACCGGAGATTGCGCTGATCGCGCTGGCGCCAGGCACGACTAAGCTAATAGAAGTAATCGGAAAGGCCCGTATTACCAATCACGAGACCCTGCACTGTGCCTTCGCTGTGCAGGGCAAGGTGCCCAAGCTAATCACGCGGGTGCGGGTGACGAAGATGCAGCACCGGGAGAGCCCGGCCCTGCTGCGCGCACGGCCCCATGCGCTGGCGCAGGCCCCGCCTGAACTCGATGCGGCGGAGATCTTCCGAGATCACGTCAAACGCAGCCGGGAGCGTGGCTTC encodes the following:
- a CDS encoding pyridoxamine 5'-phosphate oxidase family protein, with product MSDSHLTDLEAVQLLVGSPPGARDLKVLDYLDDHARRWLGFSTLAFLSFAHHGKPSITLAGDAPGFLVDEAEQALSLPLSALDEPRDARVGSPFGSLCLVPGMGETLRVNGHVHAIEDGRLQLRVEECFLHCAKALLRAEYWQFHSDGTATRPKALLAVDHCRLLALATSSAQGQMDISPKGDPAGALLVFDNEGDLSYPDRPGNRRIDSFRNIIEQPEIALIALAPGTTKLIEVIGKARITNHETLHCAFAVQGKVPKLITRVRVTKMQHRESPALLRARPHALAQAPPELDAAEIFRDHVKRSRERGFSASVGRAMVGLPGLMRRGLASDYKKNMY
- a CDS encoding diguanylate cyclase; protein product: MLTLTTARSIRSMAFVAALLALGSFVSAAAASSLFDMGDRYFESFGELEAISADIVMGIRQDAAGFIWLATQGGLIRFDGYEFLPYVFDENDPHSISGNYVQAIHLTERRMWIGTYSDGVSIYDPQMDAFERLQHDPADPSSLVGNDVRAITGNEQHILIASRAGVSLFSRADQRMEPLGRVAGCADLLAKGKLTALALDDTLALIGSSNGVCRIDLREQSLSTPELRGEQIAALADKNTFNIDILRDGEAWISTTDQGLAVLTFDANEVRWIEVDEEAPNKLDHPWVDETRLVEGEVWAATAGGGIAVIDANTLEVKTHIAHQPTNTSGLSLNDVSAILVDDAGLVWIGTWGGGMNRFNPANRAFKALKQNPFGASALANSDIRSAKEMHNGDVWLGGPSKGIQVVRPGAGLVRTFEPTPGVPGTLQNGYIHAFEQLANGDIWVATNQTGLYRFNQSSDQFTQFTEEQGLTDNAVRALFLQDESTLWVGTDAGLTRMDVRHDVLTPVTLDGQPSNTFDKVVETIQAYNGDLWVGTNSGLFVVPAGTTHLVAVQSDPAHPLSDNFIADLLVDSKNRLWLATSQGLDLLDSWDGQVARFSSVNDKLGLPQGALGEALEEDGLGRIWAQANLIDPADWSYTRVPRSAGWDVGNQWIGSNAQLSDGTLLFGGTRGLLMVNPALYEQRQYAPTLAITRSQVGTRHVPMARMDPLELAPASRGFFVEFAALDYSGSADYRYEYKLDGYDGDWVATDARNRRASYSRLAPGDYTLRIRATDNSGNSSANAIALRVRQLPSWYETAWFLGMVLIASVLTLYRLYKWRVNTLKRQKQALDKLVGERTENIRQLAEAGQDITASLDLNRVLDSVYEHTGRFVDNSVFTIGLLSEGSQRIESTLRYQDGERVEDLQPSLADSGSMATWCINNETLINIDSVATVASDSRLLDPTWLSEHVQSLVYCPLLVDENVVGLLNLQSYEKAAYDENALEMLKTIASYAAVAIHNARAHMKLNSAKAEIERISLTDQLTGLRNRRFLDGLMPSEISRLRRLVREGSPERLGALLIDIDHFKALNDSYGHDAGDAVLVQMAERLQSTCRDMDWAVRIGGEEFLIVARITSETQLMGLAERLRRAIESHEFKVHDGQTLHKTCSIGMCLFPFVASDFDCMSWEQTLSVADRALYRAKREGRDRWVAIFARDVQHPQNVYEDILGRLDDLLRTRQIAQINSSATGAEPP